In a genomic window of Hoeflea sp. 108:
- a CDS encoding dihydrodipicolinate synthase family protein, with translation MSKFFGVVPPVVTPLNDDFSVDYASYTRVLEYLIDNGCHGLFPLGSTSEVVFYDDAERRKILEHTVKVANGRVPVIAGVIDPTTDRVIRHARTAKDVGADAVVVTAPFYTITNQTETLDHFRMIRDAVDLPLIAYDIPVCVNTKLARQTVVTLAKEGTIIGLKDSSGDDGNFRYALSDLAGNKDVFLMTGSEIVVDNALQMGAHGVVPGLANVDPAGYVRLWNHAEKGDWDAARKEQERLCRLFEIVWVAAGRVSGGASGVGGFKTAMRSLGVISTNVMARPRAPLNDTEARKIDEILRSVGLLN, from the coding sequence ATGTCCAAGTTCTTCGGTGTCGTTCCTCCCGTCGTCACCCCGCTCAACGACGATTTTTCCGTCGACTACGCCTCCTATACGCGGGTCCTCGAATATCTCATCGACAATGGCTGCCACGGCCTGTTCCCGCTCGGATCGACAAGCGAAGTGGTGTTTTATGACGATGCCGAGCGTCGCAAGATCCTCGAACACACGGTCAAGGTCGCCAATGGCCGCGTGCCCGTGATCGCCGGTGTCATCGACCCGACAACCGACCGCGTCATCCGCCACGCCCGCACCGCAAAGGACGTCGGTGCCGACGCCGTCGTCGTCACAGCACCCTTTTACACCATCACCAACCAGACCGAGACGCTCGACCACTTCCGCATGATCCGCGACGCCGTCGACCTTCCGCTGATCGCCTACGACATCCCGGTCTGCGTCAACACCAAGCTCGCCCGCCAGACGGTGGTGACGCTAGCCAAGGAAGGCACGATCATCGGCCTCAAGGACTCCTCCGGCGACGATGGCAACTTCCGCTACGCGCTGAGCGATCTCGCCGGCAACAAGGACGTGTTCCTCATGACCGGTTCGGAAATTGTCGTCGACAACGCGTTGCAGATGGGCGCCCACGGCGTCGTTCCTGGCCTCGCCAATGTCGACCCAGCCGGCTACGTCCGTCTCTGGAACCACGCCGAGAAAGGCGACTGGGACGCCGCGCGCAAGGAGCAAGAGCGGCTCTGCCGGCTGTTCGAGATCGTCTGGGTCGCCGCCGGTCGCGTCAGCGGCGGTGCATCAGGCGTCGGCGGCTTCAAGACAGCGATGCGCAGCCTGGGCGTCATCTCGACCAACGTCATGGCCCGCCCGCGCGCTCCGCTCAACGACACCGAGGCGCGCAAGATCGACGAGATCCTGCGCTCGGTCGGCCTGCTCAACTGA
- a CDS encoding ABC transporter permease, with protein MSLLTLSSTGPMARAYNRFTQNRAALFGVALLLPMLVAVLTYPLWLPYKPNDIDLLAMNGAPSFKHWFGSDGVGRDVLARTLEGGRISLLVAVSSVVMSTAIGFLVGAISAFGGRWADALAMRSVDLAMTLPPVIFLLVLASIVGSGIWSTVVVIALLSWPVLSRMIRARLLELREREFVMASRGMGAGLGHLLFRHGLPNSIDILVVYATLQVANAILLEAGLSFLGLGVPPPAASWGNMLNAARSTAVLEQFPWQWLFPGGALVLVVLAINFIGDGLRDAFDPRAELN; from the coding sequence ATGAGTTTGCTGACCCTGTCCTCGACCGGCCCGATGGCCCGCGCCTACAACCGCTTCACCCAGAACCGGGCAGCACTTTTCGGCGTGGCACTGCTCTTGCCCATGCTGGTTGCCGTGCTCACCTATCCGCTGTGGCTGCCTTACAAGCCCAACGACATCGACCTCCTGGCGATGAATGGCGCCCCGTCCTTTAAGCATTGGTTCGGCAGCGATGGCGTCGGGCGCGATGTATTGGCCCGCACGCTCGAGGGCGGCCGCATCTCGCTGCTGGTGGCGGTCTCCTCGGTCGTCATGTCGACTGCGATCGGTTTCCTAGTCGGCGCCATCTCGGCCTTTGGCGGCCGCTGGGCCGATGCGCTTGCTATGCGCTCCGTCGACCTCGCAATGACACTGCCACCGGTCATCTTCCTGCTCGTGCTCGCCTCGATCGTCGGTTCGGGCATCTGGTCGACCGTCGTGGTCATCGCGCTGCTGTCCTGGCCGGTGCTGTCGCGCATGATCCGCGCCCGGCTTCTGGAGCTGCGCGAACGCGAGTTCGTCATGGCCTCGCGCGGCATGGGTGCTGGCCTCGGCCACCTGCTGTTCCGCCACGGCCTGCCCAATTCGATCGACATCCTCGTCGTCTACGCCACGCTGCAGGTCGCCAACGCCATCCTGCTCGAGGCCGGCCTGTCCTTCCTCGGCCTGGGCGTGCCACCACCCGCCGCAAGCTGGGGCAACATGCTGAACGCCGCGCGCTCGACGGCGGTGCTCGAACAATTCCCCTGGCAATGGCTGTTCCCGGGCGGGGCGCTGGTCCTTGTCGTGCTTGCCATCAACTTCATCGGCGACGGTCTGAGAGATGCTTTCGACCCCCGCGCCGAACTCAACTAA